Genomic segment of Paenibacillus polymyxa:
CCACTTGAATATGACGGTCAAAACGCCCTGGACGCGTTAAGGCGCTGTCCAGCATTTCTTTACGGTTTGTTGCTGCAATGATCAAAATCCGCGGTGTATCTGCCGAATAAATGCCATCCATTTCTGTCAGCAACTGATTCAAAGTCTGATCATATTCTCGTTGCTGTCCACCCTCACGTTTACCACCAATTACGTCGATCTCGTCAATAAAAATAATCGCATTTTCCTTCTTTTCCTTGGCTGCACGAGTACGTGCCTCCCGAAACAACTCACGGACACGACCCGCGCCAACACCAACGTACATTTCAACAAATTCACTACCTGAGGCTGCAACAAATACAGAATTAGTATAGTGTGCGGCTGCTTTCGCCATCAGTGTTTTCCCTGTTCCCGGAGGACCTGTGAGCAGAACACCTTTTAATGGACGGATACCAAACTTGGAAATTTCATCATGTCGATTCAAAAAGTCCAGGGCCTCACGCAGCTCCTGCTTAGCGCTTTCCTGCCCACCGATTTCCTCAAACGTCAGTTTGTCCGGACCATTTTTTTTGCGTTTACGTTCTTGTCCAGCACCTACGGCCAAACCGCCACGCGCATGCATGAGCATTAACAAGCCGCTGAGCATCACGCCAGCTACTAGAAGAGGGATAATATTCACCCCAATAAAAACGAGAAATATAATAGTCACCGGCACTATGCCGATTAATGTTTCCTTGATCCATCTAGGCATTAGGCCATACCCCCATTTGCTGAGATTGACGTGGCAAAACGATAAACTTGGTCGCTTTCCCTTCGCTGAGTCGGATATAGACATTGTTCGAATCCATGTCGGTATCAGCTTTGATACCCGTCTTTTTCTTTTTCATCTGCTCAACTGTAGATGAAATTTGAGTATACTTTTTATTTTCCATCGCTTCGGCTACAGGAAACATAGCCTCAGACCACCATTGATTCAGTGCTGAATTGGAACGATCTTCAATATCCAGCTTAATGGTACGGCTGCCAATGATGGTTTGTCCTTTTTGCTTAACCACATCGACTAATCCGGCCACATCCGCCTGTGGTTTGAGATCTAGTTTCAATACAACCTGATCCTGTTTAATATCTATTTGAGCGCTTGTCACGCCTGGATATTGAGAAACCAGTTTTTCCAGAGGACTTTGCATTGTAACCTGACGGTAAATGAACCATCCCCCAAATAGCAGCAAAGCTGCCAAAACTGCCGCCACAACGATAGGAACTGCACGCAATTTCAAACAACATCCTCCTCTCAAAATGTAAAACACAGAAGAAACGGGACGAATGTCAACAAACAACCAAATTGCATGATCTTACAGCGATCAGCAATTCTTTTTTCTATCATTTTTGTCTATCACTTATAAAATATAGTATATCATAACGTATATCTAATATCGAAGGCAATGTGTGGAGGAGTTGTGATGAGGCAAAATCTTTGGTTAAGGTGGAGGCGAGACGCTGAGCGTAGGATTTGATCTTACGATCGCTGTTGCCACCCGATTTTTCTCGATTATATTCTTACGGAGAAAATCCGGCGGCAAGGCGAACGCTCCGCTTCTCCAGATTCAAATCCTCCACTCCGTACTGTCCGCCATAAAGATGAATTTGCCCTAGGAGAGAAGATGGATAGGTAAAGATGCTTCACTGGTTTTCAGCCCATTATACGGCATAGCAAGACTAAAAGACGTAAATACGAATTTCATCGCATTTACGTCTTTTTCTTAAGCTTTCAATTATTTACTAGTCATTCATTCCACATCTGCTAATCCTCAACCAGCTAGTTATTGGGCAAAGTATATTTTACACCCGTCGCTACCCCATCTGAGAAACGATAAAAGCTGTAGTAATGATGACTTCCATCATCGTAAAACAACTGCCACACATATTCGCCATTGAACACACTCGGCTGAAGCCTTACAATTTTTACACCTGGAAGCTGCTGCTGAATTATTGCCGTCATTTTTTGCTCATCGACTCCATTCTTCAGCAGTTCGGTGTGAACACCGCTATTATCTGCGGCAGGTACGTTAGGTTGTCCTTCCACTTTTTGAAAAGGAACCCACACCATTATATTTTCATTCTGTGCATTTTTCCCTTGAACCACCCAATATACCTGATCCCACACAGACTTCCATGTTTGAGTCGTGTTAACCAGACCACCTGATTGCTTGGCCTTAATGATAGCGGCATTTTTCTCAGCCACCTGGTCTTGAGTAACATAGGAATAATACCAGAAAATGCTGACCAGGATCAGTATTACGGCCAAAATGGCGACCGCTATCCACTTTTTCTTATTTTTCAAACCCGTGCTTCCTCTCTAAGGGGATGTGACACCTGAATTAGCGCGACAGCAGCCCTTCAAAGGCGGCTTGTGCCTCATGTTTGATGCGTTCCTCGTCCATAGTCAGGCATTCGCCGTTTTTCACAACCTGACGACCGTCTACCCATACGTGAACCACGTCTTTGGCGCTTGCTGAGTATACCGCATGGGAAATAAGATCTGTACGCGGCAAGAAATGTGCCTGATTCAGATCCAGCGCGATAAAGTCAGCCTTGT
This window contains:
- a CDS encoding DUF5590 domain-containing protein; translated protein: MKNKKKWIAVAILAVILILVSIFWYYSYVTQDQVAEKNAAIIKAKQSGGLVNTTQTWKSVWDQVYWVVQGKNAQNENIMVWVPFQKVEGQPNVPAADNSGVHTELLKNGVDEQKMTAIIQQQLPGVKIVRLQPSVFNGEYVWQLFYDDGSHHYYSFYRFSDGVATGVKYTLPNN